Proteins encoded within one genomic window of Candidatus Cloacimonadota bacterium:
- a CDS encoding ATP-binding cassette domain-containing protein, with translation MLKIMIKRLFYEDKDLLSNVDLAVKPAERILIVGQTGQGKSSLLNTLNLMNQNYDGKILFEGKDLREYAPYELRSQICMVMQEPFLGEGTVRDILQEPFHFSANKHNQNPKREQQTLELFENFKLSASYLDKNTELLSGGEKQRIALIRILLLKPKILLLDEISSALDQKTSGIISDCIFKNYPGAVIAISHDPLWQERWQRSWKLENGKIIDSKEL, from the coding sequence ATGTTAAAGATAATGATCAAACGTCTGTTTTATGAAGATAAGGATCTGCTGAGCAATGTGGATTTGGCAGTGAAACCTGCAGAACGCATTCTAATAGTGGGACAAACAGGACAAGGAAAAAGCTCGCTGTTAAACACTTTGAACCTGATGAATCAGAATTATGATGGCAAAATCCTCTTTGAAGGTAAGGACTTGCGAGAATATGCTCCCTATGAGTTGCGAAGTCAGATTTGTATGGTAATGCAAGAACCCTTTTTGGGCGAGGGAACCGTTCGTGATATATTGCAAGAGCCATTTCACTTCTCGGCCAATAAACACAACCAGAACCCCAAGCGGGAACAGCAAACCTTGGAACTATTTGAGAATTTCAAGCTTTCTGCAAGTTATTTAGATAAAAATACCGAATTGCTGTCCGGAGGAGAAAAGCAGCGCATCGCTTTGATACGTATTTTGCTGTTAAAACCCAAGATCTTGCTTTTGGACGAAATCAGTTCGGCCTTAGACCAGAAAACATCCGGCATAATCTCAGATTGCATTTTCAAAAACTATCCCGGAGCCGTAATTGCCATTTCCCACGATCCTCTATGGCAAGAACGCTGGCAACGAAGTTGGAAACTTGAAAATGGCAAGATTATTGACAGTAAGGAGCTCTAA
- a CDS encoding M20/M25/M40 family metallo-hydrolase — protein MQNDVISYFMHLISIDSESKNERAMIDALKKDLQQLGAEVDEDDCGNSTGGNAGNLYGYIPGNIQKKPILFCAHVDTVKPGNGIKARIENDTIYSDGTTILGSDDKSGIAEIVMGIKQIKQSGKDHAPIEILFTVSEEIGLLGAKHFDKSRLKSAFGYALDSHNVGELIIGAPSQNSFVATFYGKEAHAGVEPEKGLSAIRIASEAISATPLGRIDFETTCNIGKIYGGEATNVVPNKVVVHGEARSHNHSKLERICDDIKHAFQSTVERYAEQGGRLEISCDTEYEAFKVDEYSAVVQVAAKALKNLDIPAVIKTGGGGSDANIISAGGLPIIITGTGMNKVHTVDENIKTDQLLKGTAFVNELIRIYSAE, from the coding sequence ATGCAAAATGATGTAATAAGCTATTTTATGCATCTTATCAGTATTGACAGCGAATCCAAAAATGAGCGTGCAATGATAGATGCCTTAAAGAAAGACTTACAGCAATTGGGAGCTGAAGTTGATGAAGACGATTGTGGTAATTCTACCGGTGGCAACGCCGGGAACCTATATGGATATATTCCCGGCAATATCCAGAAAAAACCAATTCTGTTTTGTGCTCATGTAGATACCGTAAAACCCGGAAATGGCATCAAAGCAAGAATAGAAAACGATACTATATACAGTGATGGCACAACTATTTTGGGTAGTGACGATAAATCTGGCATAGCAGAAATAGTTATGGGTATCAAGCAAATTAAACAGAGCGGCAAAGACCATGCTCCTATCGAGATACTTTTTACCGTAAGCGAAGAGATTGGGCTTTTGGGTGCGAAACATTTCGATAAATCGCGGTTGAAATCTGCGTTTGGCTATGCTTTGGATTCTCATAATGTGGGCGAACTAATCATTGGAGCTCCATCGCAAAACTCGTTTGTAGCAACCTTTTATGGTAAAGAAGCCCATGCGGGCGTTGAGCCGGAAAAGGGTCTTAGCGCCATTCGCATCGCTTCGGAAGCAATATCGGCGACACCTTTGGGCAGAATAGATTTTGAAACAACATGCAATATCGGAAAGATTTACGGCGGAGAAGCTACGAACGTTGTGCCGAACAAGGTAGTTGTTCACGGAGAAGCACGCAGTCATAACCACTCAAAACTCGAACGGATCTGTGACGATATCAAGCATGCATTCCAAAGTACAGTTGAACGTTATGCCGAACAAGGTGGGCGATTGGAAATATCGTGTGATACCGAGTATGAAGCATTTAAAGTAGATGAGTATTCTGCTGTAGTTCAAGTGGCGGCAAAAGCTCTGAAAAACTTGGATATTCCAGCTGTCATCAAAACCGGTGGCGGAGGCAGCGATGCCAACATCATCTCTGCTGGGGGATTACCAATTATAATTACTGGAACCGGAATGAATAAAGTGCATACTGTGGATGAGAACATTAAAACGGATCAGTTGCTCAAGGGAACAGCCTTTGTAAACGAACTGATCAGGATTTATAGTGCCGAGTAG
- a CDS encoding mechanosensitive ion channel: MTDKLALFMERLPELTISFAGKLLIALLIFFIGRWIAKGIAGLLKKLLGKGKMDGNVVQFLGNLAYGIILAFVIIAAIAKLGVQTTSLIAVFGAATLAVGMALQGTLGNFASGVMLLIFRPFKVGDSVIAGGINGIVSDIGIFATTVFPGDGRKVIIPNGKLSNDTITNFTTLPTRRIELSINVPGTSDINAVRDLLRAAIDSESDILKDPAPAIIMTDANAAAIVFGVFAHVNNKDYGKVHASLTEKIKLALNAKGIWA, from the coding sequence ATGACAGACAAATTAGCGCTTTTTATGGAACGATTGCCAGAACTGACTATCAGTTTTGCTGGCAAACTACTGATAGCTCTATTAATTTTCTTTATTGGCAGATGGATTGCTAAGGGTATTGCCGGACTTCTAAAGAAGCTTTTGGGCAAAGGAAAAATGGATGGCAATGTAGTACAATTCTTAGGAAACCTTGCCTATGGTATTATCCTCGCTTTTGTAATAATTGCAGCCATCGCAAAACTGGGAGTTCAAACCACTTCTTTAATCGCTGTTTTCGGTGCCGCCACTTTGGCAGTTGGGATGGCTCTACAAGGAACTTTGGGAAATTTCGCTTCGGGAGTAATGTTACTTATTTTCCGTCCCTTTAAAGTTGGAGATAGCGTTATAGCCGGAGGAATAAACGGCATTGTAAGCGATATTGGCATCTTTGCAACCACTGTTTTTCCCGGAGATGGACGCAAAGTTATTATACCAAATGGAAAGCTTTCAAACGATACCATCACAAATTTTACCACCCTGCCTACACGCCGCATTGAGCTTAGCATCAATGTTCCCGGAACTTCTGATATCAATGCTGTTCGGGATCTGTTGCGCGCCGCAATAGACAGTGAAAGCGATATTCTAAAAGACCCCGCTCCTGCCATTATTATGACCGATGCCAATGCCGCAGCTATTGTCTTTGGAGTTTTTGCTCATGTGAATAACAAGGATTATGGAAAAGTACACGCCAGTTTAACCGAAAAAATCAAGCTTGCCTTGAATGCTAAAGGCATTTGGGCATAA
- a CDS encoding DUF3078 domain-containing protein, protein MKRTLILLSLTILVLALSAEGWKTDADISLTLSQSAFSDNWVGTELSNITWLANMNGSMEKQMKDWLHNRNTMKLAFGQTHLQKTGADGKYWENPEKTTDKIDLESLWRFTLQSWVDPFLAGRLESQFLDLSQEAEDNTRFVNPMLFTETAGIMRTFIENESMLLNSRLGAALRQNVNRDEIVNGNKETDTTMDGGLEFVSELKKQINAPLQSTFRSRLQVYQALFNSEDDDISTDDWKSPDLVWENTLTTKLFGMVSANLLFELRYDKEQVHEMQWKQMLGLGFSYNLF, encoded by the coding sequence ATGAAAAGGACACTGATCTTATTAAGCCTTACAATTCTGGTACTCGCCCTAAGTGCAGAAGGTTGGAAAACTGATGCCGATATTAGTCTAACCCTTTCTCAGAGTGCCTTCAGCGATAACTGGGTGGGCACTGAACTCAGCAACATTACCTGGTTGGCGAATATGAATGGTTCTATGGAAAAACAAATGAAGGATTGGCTGCACAATCGCAATACTATGAAACTCGCTTTTGGTCAAACTCATCTGCAGAAAACCGGTGCGGACGGCAAATACTGGGAAAACCCTGAAAAAACTACTGATAAGATCGACTTAGAAAGTTTATGGCGTTTTACTCTGCAAAGCTGGGTAGATCCTTTCTTGGCTGGCCGCTTGGAATCTCAATTCCTGGATCTCTCCCAAGAAGCTGAAGATAATACCAGATTTGTAAACCCAATGCTCTTTACTGAAACCGCAGGTATTATGAGAACCTTTATCGAAAATGAATCGATGTTGCTAAATTCCCGTCTTGGCGCAGCATTAAGACAGAATGTGAACCGCGACGAGATCGTTAACGGAAATAAAGAAACTGATACTACAATGGACGGTGGTCTGGAATTTGTTTCTGAACTTAAAAAACAGATCAACGCTCCTCTGCAATCTACTTTCCGCAGCAGATTACAGGTGTATCAAGCACTATTCAATTCCGAGGATGACGATATCTCTACTGATGACTGGAAATCTCCCGATTTGGTTTGGGAAAATACTCTTACTACCAAGCTTTTCGGTATGGTTAGTGCAAATCTCTTGTTTGAACTCCGTTACGATAAAGAGCAAGTGCACGAAATGCAGTGGAAGCAAATGCTGGGTCTTGGCTTTAGCTATAACCTGTTTTAA
- the dapB gene encoding 4-hydroxy-tetrahydrodipicolinate reductase, whose protein sequence is MIKLCLVGYGKMGKMLHRYAPQKGFEVVGIIDPNCPDAAKDITQESLNNAEIVIEFSNPKVVLENLHKLIALKQNIVVGTTGWHNNLAQIEKLAQVANIGMVYGANFSLGMNLFSKVVAAAVQVFDHFEDYDLLAWEKHHAQKVDSPSGTAVELAKLILENSSQKNKVVWDRLQRKPEPDELHFASIRGGSIPGTHVIAFDGEADTIELSHVVRSRATFALGALQAAKWLHGKSGVFNITQVIEDVLC, encoded by the coding sequence ATGATAAAACTATGCCTAGTCGGCTATGGGAAAATGGGGAAAATGCTCCATCGTTATGCCCCTCAAAAGGGTTTTGAGGTTGTTGGTATTATAGATCCAAATTGTCCGGATGCAGCTAAGGATATTACTCAAGAGAGCCTTAATAATGCAGAAATCGTGATTGAATTCAGCAACCCCAAAGTGGTGTTGGAAAACCTGCACAAGCTTATTGCACTGAAACAAAACATAGTTGTGGGAACCACTGGTTGGCATAATAACTTAGCTCAAATAGAAAAACTTGCCCAAGTAGCCAACATCGGCATGGTTTATGGAGCAAACTTTTCTTTGGGAATGAATCTGTTTTCTAAAGTGGTAGCTGCTGCGGTACAAGTGTTTGATCACTTTGAAGACTACGATCTTTTGGCATGGGAAAAGCATCACGCTCAAAAGGTGGATAGTCCCTCTGGCACCGCTGTAGAGCTTGCAAAACTCATTCTTGAAAATAGCTCTCAAAAGAATAAAGTTGTGTGGGATAGACTGCAGCGAAAACCAGAACCAGATGAACTGCACTTTGCCAGTATTAGGGGCGGAAGCATTCCCGGAACTCATGTTATTGCTTTTGATGGTGAGGCAGATACAATCGAACTAAGTCATGTGGTACGCTCTCGAGCAACATTTGCTTTGGGTGCCCTGCAAGCGGCTAAATGGTTACATGGCAAATCTGGAGTTTTCAACATTACTCAAGTAATAGAGGACGTTCTATGCTAA
- a CDS encoding cation:proton antiporter gives MGPITEHHLLLFLIQFGLVLGLCKFLGYFLAKMRQSSITGDILVGIMLGPAILGKFFPDLHATIFPDNAIQRTMLETIAWFGNLFLLMEAGLEINFSRIWQQRADAIKLSLADLTLPIIISFIPIYLLPSHYLIDPSSRILFSLFLAAVMTISALPVAIRGMRDLNILKTDVGFLILSALTMNDIAGWVLFTIILGMFTQGSLELGFVGGLIAKTLIFTVISLTLLRRLIDKVVTFIHNKTGEASGLKITFIMLIGALFGAITLRIGIHSLFGFFIAGTILGEAKHISERDRFVVNRLVYSVFVPIFFANIGLHLDFIANFDIALVLIMLSVGIAARYVAAYLGARWSGQHKSNLSVISIAHTPGGEMHIVVGMLAFTGGLISDKILVSIISSSLISTIIFGPWLSFAVKKLRKDLFDVLFREEDVFIGAEGNSQEEIIQYMSRVVAKRSKLNSSLVYQEIKLREDQMSTAMGRGIAIPHARLEHLKHSHVFVFHSQQGIEWDSPDGSLVRFIILVITPKESPNAQLQILQGLANTLRDRQKAQSLVNSRDSRYIWAALKLELDECRDCNLRH, from the coding sequence ATGGGACCCATTACCGAACATCATTTATTGTTGTTTCTCATTCAGTTTGGGTTGGTATTGGGTCTATGTAAATTTCTGGGTTATTTTTTGGCGAAGATGCGACAATCCAGCATCACCGGCGACATCTTGGTAGGCATTATGTTAGGTCCCGCAATTTTGGGCAAATTCTTCCCAGATCTACATGCCACCATCTTTCCCGATAATGCCATACAGCGTACCATGCTGGAGACCATTGCCTGGTTTGGGAACCTTTTTTTGCTAATGGAAGCAGGATTAGAGATTAATTTCTCACGAATATGGCAACAGCGAGCAGATGCCATAAAATTATCTTTAGCAGATCTCACTTTGCCCATAATAATCAGTTTTATCCCGATATATTTACTTCCATCGCACTATTTGATTGATCCTTCCAGCAGAATTCTTTTTTCGCTGTTTTTAGCTGCGGTGATGACCATAAGCGCACTGCCAGTGGCAATACGGGGGATGAGAGACCTGAACATTCTCAAGACAGATGTTGGCTTTTTGATTCTCTCCGCACTTACGATGAACGACATCGCTGGCTGGGTATTGTTCACCATTATTTTGGGCATGTTTACACAAGGTTCTTTGGAGCTGGGATTTGTGGGGGGATTGATCGCTAAAACCCTTATCTTTACCGTTATCAGCCTAACTTTGCTACGCCGGTTAATTGATAAAGTAGTTACCTTTATACATAATAAAACAGGGGAAGCATCGGGACTAAAAATCACTTTTATCATGCTCATAGGGGCTTTGTTTGGTGCCATCACCCTCAGAATTGGCATCCATTCACTGTTTGGATTCTTTATTGCTGGCACCATTTTGGGCGAAGCAAAACACATCAGCGAGCGTGATCGTTTTGTGGTGAACCGTTTGGTTTATTCTGTTTTTGTACCCATATTCTTTGCCAATATTGGTTTACATCTTGATTTTATTGCAAATTTCGACATTGCCCTGGTGTTGATTATGCTTAGTGTGGGCATTGCGGCGCGCTATGTGGCTGCATATCTTGGAGCTCGATGGTCCGGACAGCATAAAAGCAATCTTTCCGTTATTTCCATCGCACACACTCCCGGAGGCGAAATGCATATTGTTGTAGGTATGTTGGCATTTACTGGTGGCCTTATAAGCGATAAAATCTTGGTGAGCATAATATCTTCATCGCTTATCTCTACAATCATCTTTGGTCCGTGGCTTTCCTTTGCGGTTAAAAAATTGCGTAAGGATTTGTTTGATGTTCTGTTTCGCGAAGAAGACGTATTTATTGGTGCAGAAGGTAATTCCCAAGAGGAGATTATTCAATATATGAGCAGGGTTGTAGCTAAACGCAGCAAGCTCAATTCATCGCTTGTGTATCAGGAGATAAAACTACGTGAGGATCAGATGAGTACCGCAATGGGGCGCGGTATTGCCATACCTCATGCTCGACTCGAACATCTCAAACATTCTCATGTATTCGTTTTTCACAGCCAACAAGGTATCGAATGGGATAGCCCGGATGGAAGCTTGGTGAGGTTTATCATTTTGGTAATAACCCCCAAAGAATCTCCAAATGCTCAACTACAAATTTTGCAAGGATTAGCCAAT
- a CDS encoding helix-turn-helix domain-containing protein gives MENLGEYLSNLRQEKGIDYAQIWEDIRIPKEQICALEENRLFDLKNYGFAKALVYNYARYLGADIPEVLNEFYVMMPENTKKEYTPCRVVKERKIMLSTNFLWTISIIVFVGILGSILFHSYRQGWLNAPDFFNRERKVSADESSPREENVKPDSLRIRMRLLSESIPQNNTVQLSKEKHQPLADTTDYIGNILEESPVNIRIN, from the coding sequence GTGGAAAACCTCGGTGAATATCTAAGCAACTTACGCCAGGAGAAAGGCATAGATTATGCCCAAATCTGGGAAGATATTCGCATTCCCAAAGAGCAGATATGTGCCTTGGAAGAAAACAGACTCTTCGATCTTAAGAACTATGGTTTTGCCAAAGCCTTAGTGTATAATTACGCACGCTATTTGGGGGCAGACATACCAGAAGTTTTAAACGAGTTCTACGTAATGATGCCGGAAAACACCAAGAAGGAATACACCCCTTGTAGAGTTGTAAAAGAGAGAAAGATTATGCTCTCTACAAACTTTCTGTGGACAATTAGCATTATCGTATTTGTAGGCATTTTAGGCTCAATTCTCTTCCATAGCTACCGTCAGGGATGGTTAAATGCACCAGATTTCTTCAATAGGGAAAGAAAGGTTTCAGCGGATGAATCGTCCCCAAGAGAAGAGAATGTGAAACCAGATAGTTTGCGTATCAGAATGCGCTTGCTGAGTGAAAGCATTCCTCAAAACAATACGGTTCAGCTCTCAAAGGAGAAACACCAACCGTTAGCGGATACCACAGATTATATTGGCAATATCCTTGAAGAAAGCCCTGTAAATATTAGAATAAATTAG
- the dapF gene encoding diaminopimelate epimerase: MLIPFIKMQAQGNDFVILDTFEQQIDAIDYASLAVAVCDRHFGVGADGLVIVGASMQADARMTIYNNDGSLAEMCGSALRCVAQLLMDKLKKSSVMVQTDSGIKEAWREAKTIHVNLGVAQMIQSSMLVESFCGDLVDIGNPHFVVFTDTIQDNPHLQYGAILEHHQAFPKPVNVHFVKIHDRSNLEMKIWEHACGATLACGTGAASSVFAGIMHDLLERKVSVKVPGGKLTIEMCTDDSLLLAGSVEESFRGIYLWKTSVNI, translated from the coding sequence ATGCTAATACCCTTTATCAAAATGCAAGCTCAGGGAAATGACTTTGTAATATTGGATACATTCGAACAGCAAATTGATGCAATCGATTATGCTTCATTGGCTGTAGCTGTGTGTGATCGTCACTTCGGAGTGGGGGCAGACGGTTTGGTGATTGTAGGTGCTTCAATGCAAGCAGATGCCCGCATGACAATATATAACAACGATGGATCTTTAGCCGAGATGTGTGGAAGCGCCTTGCGCTGCGTAGCTCAACTGCTGATGGATAAGCTTAAGAAATCATCTGTCATGGTGCAAACAGACTCGGGAATAAAGGAGGCATGGCGTGAAGCAAAAACTATCCACGTAAATCTGGGTGTTGCCCAAATGATCCAAAGCTCAATGCTTGTGGAGAGTTTTTGCGGAGATCTTGTGGATATCGGCAATCCTCACTTTGTTGTGTTTACAGATACGATTCAAGATAATCCTCATCTTCAGTATGGTGCTATTTTAGAACACCATCAAGCTTTCCCCAAACCAGTTAATGTCCATTTTGTAAAGATACATGATCGCAGCAATCTTGAGATGAAGATCTGGGAGCATGCTTGTGGGGCAACACTTGCCTGTGGCACTGGTGCGGCAAGTAGCGTGTTTGCTGGGATAATGCATGATTTGCTGGAAAGGAAAGTAAGTGTAAAAGTGCCTGGGGGTAAGTTGACCATAGAAATGTGCACAGATGATTCTTTGCTTTTGGCGGGGAGTGTAGAAGAGAGTTTTAGGGGTATTTATTTGTGGAAAACCTCGGTGAATATCTAA
- a CDS encoding cation:proton antiporter — MGPITEHHLMLFLIQFALLLGFCKLFGYIFEKLKQSSVTAELLVGIVLGPAILGKIAPGVQAYLFPDDVVQRSMLEALAWFGNFFLLMETGLEINFSKVWQQRGDAVRLSAADLVLPILLCFIPIYFLPDRYVADPSQKVLFALFIAAIMTISALPVAIRGLRDLNILKTDVGFLIISALTINDIAGWVIFTIILGIFDHGSLELGFVAKLVVLTLAFTIISLTLLRRIVDKAMTYIHHKTGESSGLKITFIMVVGAIFGAVTLQIGIHSLFGFFIAGTILGEAKHISEKDRFVVNRLVYSIFVPIFFANIGLHLDFIANFDWFLVLIISAIGIAARYVAAYIGSRWSGQDKSNLAVIAISHTPGGQMHIVVGMLAYSAGLITEKVLVSIIAAAIISTIVFGPWLSQAVRKLKKSIFDILFAEDDVFIDTEGRTQDEILHYMSGVVARKTKISRDNIYQEIKLREDQMSTAMGRSIAIPHARLEGLDKSYIFAFHTRQGLEWDSPDGNLVRLIVLVITPKESPNAQLQILQSLANALHDNQKARNMVTSRDRRFIWATIRSELNACQQCNLEA, encoded by the coding sequence ATGGGACCAATAACCGAACATCATCTGATGCTATTTTTAATTCAGTTTGCCCTGCTTTTGGGCTTTTGTAAGTTGTTTGGTTACATATTTGAGAAGCTCAAGCAATCCAGTGTAACCGCTGAGTTATTGGTGGGAATTGTATTGGGACCGGCAATACTGGGCAAAATAGCACCGGGTGTACAGGCATATCTTTTTCCCGATGATGTGGTGCAAAGATCAATGTTGGAGGCTTTAGCGTGGTTTGGCAATTTCTTTCTTTTAATGGAGACGGGGCTTGAAATAAACTTTTCTAAGGTATGGCAACAGCGTGGGGATGCGGTTAGGCTTTCGGCGGCGGATCTTGTTCTACCCATTTTGTTATGTTTTATCCCTATCTATTTTTTGCCGGATCGATATGTAGCGGATCCTTCTCAGAAAGTGCTGTTCGCCTTGTTTATTGCGGCAATTATGACCATTAGTGCTTTACCGGTAGCCATTAGGGGCTTACGAGATCTTAACATATTAAAAACTGACGTTGGTTTTCTCATTATTTCGGCCTTAACGATAAATGATATTGCCGGATGGGTGATATTTACCATTATTTTAGGGATTTTTGATCACGGTTCTTTGGAATTGGGATTTGTAGCCAAATTGGTGGTTCTTACTCTGGCATTTACGATTATCAGCCTTACTTTATTGAGGCGCATAGTAGACAAAGCAATGACCTATATCCACCACAAGACAGGTGAATCTTCAGGCTTAAAAATCACTTTTATTATGGTGGTTGGGGCGATTTTTGGTGCTGTTACTTTGCAGATTGGTATTCACTCATTGTTCGGCTTTTTCATAGCTGGTACTATTTTGGGAGAAGCCAAGCATATCAGTGAAAAAGACCGGTTTGTGGTTAATCGTTTAGTGTATTCAATATTTGTTCCCATCTTTTTTGCCAATATTGGTTTACATCTGGATTTCATAGCCAATTTCGATTGGTTCTTGGTGCTGATTATTAGCGCCATAGGCATTGCAGCCCGCTATGTGGCAGCATATATTGGTTCCCGATGGTCGGGACAGGACAAATCCAATTTAGCGGTAATTGCCATTTCACACACTCCCGGCGGGCAGATGCACATTGTAGTTGGCATGCTTGCCTATTCAGCTGGACTGATTACAGAAAAGGTATTAGTAAGCATTATTGCTGCAGCGATTATCTCTACGATAGTTTTTGGTCCTTGGCTATCTCAAGCGGTTCGCAAGCTAAAGAAAAGCATATTTGACATCTTATTTGCCGAAGATGATGTATTTATAGATACTGAAGGACGCACTCAAGATGAGATTTTGCACTATATGAGTGGCGTGGTTGCCCGCAAAACAAAGATCAGCCGTGATAATATTTACCAAGAAATAAAGTTGCGAGAAGACCAGATGAGCACAGCCATGGGGCGAAGTATTGCCATACCTCATGCGCGCCTGGAAGGACTGGATAAATCTTACATTTTCGCTTTTCATACCAGGCAAGGCTTAGAATGGGATAGCCCAGACGGCAATTTGGTAAGACTAATAGTTTTAGTAATTACCCCTAAAGAGTCGCCCAATGCGCAATTACAGATTTTGCAAAGCCTGGCAAATGCCTTGCACGACAACCAGAAAGCCAGAAACATGGTAACCAGTAGAGATAGACGCTTCATTTGGGCAACCATCCGCAGCGAACTTAATGCCTGTCAGCAATGCAATTTAGAGGCGTGA
- a CDS encoding ABC transporter permease — MDINYLGLAFALLLLIFPILIFLHLKLKLIGQLFTSFGRMIIQLSLMGIWLEFLFTQKISWLTLFWMLIMISNAVFTLRGRLKFQRRILLPILATALGSTSIIIMPWILFMVIRPEPFFSPEYAIPIYGMVLGNSMNSLALALERFESGLSDNWRAYYTRLGLGANLWEAALPTFRKAMHASLLPQLLNIASMGVVSLPGMMTGQILGGSSPLVAIKYQMMIMTAIFSGVCLTDYLGIRFYLSKRFDKYNLPLKEYK, encoded by the coding sequence ATGGATATTAATTATCTTGGTTTAGCTTTCGCCCTGTTGTTGCTTATATTTCCCATATTGATCTTTCTGCATCTAAAACTCAAGCTGATTGGTCAACTCTTTACTTCATTTGGAAGAATGATTATCCAGTTGAGTTTAATGGGAATCTGGCTGGAATTTCTGTTCACTCAGAAAATATCTTGGCTTACCCTGTTTTGGATGCTGATTATGATTTCTAACGCAGTATTCACCTTAAGAGGAAGACTCAAGTTTCAACGCCGCATTCTATTACCTATCCTTGCCACTGCTTTGGGGAGTACCAGCATCATAATAATGCCCTGGATTCTATTTATGGTGATTCGTCCCGAGCCATTCTTCTCCCCCGAATATGCCATCCCGATATATGGAATGGTGTTGGGAAACAGCATGAACAGCCTTGCTTTGGCATTGGAACGATTTGAAAGCGGGCTTTCAGATAATTGGCGCGCCTATTACACGCGTTTGGGCTTGGGAGCAAATCTTTGGGAAGCAGCATTGCCCACATTTAGAAAAGCCATGCATGCTTCACTGTTGCCTCAATTGCTGAATATCGCTTCAATGGGCGTGGTGAGCCTGCCGGGAATGATGACAGGACAAATTCTGGGAGGTTCTTCTCCCCTGGTTGCTATAAAATATCAGATGATGATAATGACTGCTATATTCAGTGGAGTGTGCCTTACAGATTATTTGGGAATAAGGTTTTATCTGAGTAAACGCTTCGATAAATACAATCTGCCCCTTAAGGAGTATAAATGA